A genomic stretch from Telmatocola sphagniphila includes:
- the thpR gene encoding RNA 2',3'-cyclic phosphodiesterase codes for MARLRTFIAVELSERIRSACLDLQLSLTLPGAPVKWVSEDNFHITLLFLGEVNELDLVAICRSTQKSLAKQKSFQITVGGLGCFPTPRRPKVLWAGVSEGQEQLAKLHAKLEAPLMEIGCYRREERNYTPHLTLGRIEPVEAETEAPRITGEKAEEISWPQIIRDHEEWKAGYCDVNEVLVMTSELRRSGPVYSVVARTPLG; via the coding sequence ACGACTTCGTACATTTATTGCCGTGGAACTTTCCGAGCGAATTCGTTCCGCGTGTCTGGATCTCCAACTGAGCCTGACTCTTCCCGGGGCGCCGGTGAAGTGGGTTTCAGAGGACAATTTCCACATCACCCTGCTCTTTCTGGGCGAGGTGAACGAACTCGATCTGGTGGCGATTTGCCGTTCGACGCAGAAATCTTTGGCAAAGCAGAAATCTTTTCAGATCACCGTCGGCGGACTGGGCTGTTTTCCGACGCCGCGACGGCCCAAGGTGCTTTGGGCCGGAGTTTCCGAGGGCCAGGAGCAACTGGCCAAGCTGCATGCCAAGCTGGAAGCTCCCTTAATGGAGATAGGCTGCTATCGTCGGGAAGAACGGAACTATACGCCGCATTTGACGCTGGGCCGGATCGAGCCGGTGGAAGCGGAGACGGAAGCGCCGCGAATTACTGGAGAGAAAGCGGAGGAGATTAGCTGGCCGCAGATTATTCGGGATCATGAGGAGTGGAAGGCCGGGTATTGCGACGTGAACGAGGTTCTGGTGATGACCAGTGAACTTCGCCGTTCGGGTCCTGTCTATTCGGTGGTGGCCCGCACGCCGTTGGGATAG
- a CDS encoding tetratricopeptide repeat protein: MAWQEGVRQGVSDYSEVIRLDPNLAAAYGSRGFAWLGKKEYDKALSDYDEAIRLDPKDALTWTHKVYLLALCQDVKLRDIPKAKELLKQVIELRKSSPYNNEAFSVIAAAEGRFDEAIKYQEQALNNKNYEKEDGEKARKRLELYKQKKPWRE; the protein is encoded by the coding sequence ATGGCGTGGCAAGAAGGAGTACGACAAGGCGTCTCCGATTATTCTGAAGTGATTCGTCTCGATCCGAACTTGGCCGCAGCCTACGGCAGTCGCGGCTTTGCTTGGCTTGGCAAGAAAGAGTACGACAAAGCGCTCTCCGATTACGACGAGGCGATTCGTCTCGATCCGAAAGATGCGTTAACCTGGACTCACAAAGTCTATCTTCTCGCATTGTGCCAGGATGTTAAACTACGGGACATCCCGAAAGCCAAAGAATTGCTTAAACAAGTTATCGAACTACGAAAATCTAGTCCCTACAATAATGAGGCTTTTAGTGTAATCGCTGCGGCCGAAGGTCGATTCGATGAGGCGATCAAATACCAAGAGCAGGCATTGAATAACAAAAATTACGAAAAGGAAGATGGCGAGAAAGCTCGGAAGCGTTTAGAACTCTACAAGCAAAAGAAGCCCTGGCGGGAATGA
- a CDS encoding tetratricopeptide repeat protein: protein MARKQDQKQIKFSDWSNNKRIYYELSNFPVFTVDSEKEGLLRIWDGFREGWVIKNDFILIADAPEFFSDIYKADPNQTWALYRRAVAWDKKGELDNAIMDYTTYLGKNPKDTRAYLNRGHAWFCKKEYDKALSDFNEAIRLDPNEAIAYGNRGNVWRGKKEYDKASPIILK, encoded by the coding sequence ATGGCAAGGAAACAGGATCAGAAGCAAATCAAGTTCAGCGATTGGAGCAACAACAAGCGGATTTATTACGAGCTGTCGAATTTTCCCGTTTTTACCGTGGACTCAGAGAAAGAAGGCTTGCTTCGAATCTGGGATGGTTTCCGGGAAGGTTGGGTGATAAAGAACGATTTCATTCTGATTGCCGATGCTCCCGAATTTTTCAGCGATATTTACAAAGCCGATCCGAACCAAACCTGGGCTTTATATCGTAGAGCTGTGGCCTGGGACAAAAAAGGGGAACTTGATAATGCGATAATGGATTACACGACATATCTCGGGAAAAACCCAAAAGATACCAGAGCCTACCTCAATCGCGGCCATGCTTGGTTCTGCAAGAAGGAGTACGACAAAGCGCTCTCCGATTTCAACGAGGCGATTCGTCTCGATCCGAACGAGGCAATAGCTTACGGCAATCGAGGCAACGTATGGCGTGGCAAGAAGGAGTACGACAAGGCGTCTCCGATTATTCTGAAGTGA
- a CDS encoding TIGR02996 domain-containing protein yields MMPTQTASDRAAFLRRICETPFDDTPRLIYGDWLEEIGEVREAEFIREQIVRPSMIISLATDIDEITGERFFEYDQCRGFFESLECSCSNFMEHAEELFSEHPLTRVKLTDKRPFSDQRGPTWLNRGHPLIQGFQPSENVIETEIFDLLTGFKRHRGPISRFIDSESALEALSRACVDYGRELAGLPKMVWPVEQNKSS; encoded by the coding sequence ATGATGCCAACTCAAACTGCATCCGACCGCGCCGCGTTCCTCCGACGAATCTGTGAGACGCCTTTTGATGACACGCCCCGACTGATCTATGGGGATTGGCTGGAGGAGATAGGGGAAGTGCGGGAGGCAGAATTTATTCGCGAACAGATTGTGCGACCTTCGATGATAATTTCTCTTGCTACTGATATCGACGAAATTACTGGAGAAAGATTCTTTGAATATGATCAATGCAGGGGATTTTTTGAATCGCTTGAATGCTCTTGCTCCAACTTCATGGAGCACGCGGAAGAGCTATTCTCTGAGCATCCCCTCACGCGGGTGAAGCTGACGGATAAGCGGCCTTTTTCGGATCAACGCGGACCGACCTGGTTAAATAGAGGTCATCCTTTAATTCAAGGATTTCAACCGTCTGAGAATGTGATTGAGACGGAGATCTTCGATCTACTAACCGGATTCAAGAGGCACCGTGGGCCAATCAGTAGGTTCATTGATTCCGAATCTGCCCTCGAAGCTCTCTCCCGCGCCTGCGTAGACTACGGGCGAGAACTGGCGGGACTGCCGAAGATGGTGTGGCCAGTTGAACAGAATAAGTCGAGCTGA
- a CDS encoding TIGR02996 domain-containing protein — protein sequence MNPTQQEIDRAAFIRKIRENPFDETRRLIFADWLEEHQPEQTNWIRQIRACSEEVFEQDLVLGDQRFMIQLRNGMCCELSMECDDFMKHAKQIFELYPIIQVTLIDKTPAADRFEHERGEPRFGWDATSVGYSCFIPNEIFELMDKPPGWVRTDYPFFDSKKIAIAALSRACVEYGREQAGLPKLEWPKVDL from the coding sequence ATGAATCCCACCCAGCAGGAAATCGACCGCGCCGCCTTCATTCGCAAGATCCGCGAGAACCCGTTCGACGAGACTCGTCGCTTGATCTTCGCCGACTGGCTGGAAGAACATCAACCGGAGCAGACCAATTGGATTCGTCAGATCCGAGCATGCAGCGAAGAGGTTTTCGAGCAGGATTTAGTTCTTGGCGATCAGAGGTTTATGATCCAGCTGCGTAATGGCATGTGCTGCGAACTGTCGATGGAATGCGATGATTTCATGAAGCACGCGAAGCAAATCTTTGAACTCTACCCAATAATTCAAGTAACCCTAATCGATAAAACACCTGCAGCGGATAGATTTGAACATGAAAGAGGAGAGCCGAGATTTGGTTGGGATGCAACTTCAGTAGGATATTCTTGTTTTATACCAAATGAGATTTTTGAGTTGATGGACAAGCCGCCCGGATGGGTGAGGACTGACTATCCGTTCTTCGATTCAAAAAAAATTGCTATTGCAGCCCTCTCCCGCGCTTGCGTCGAATACGGACGAGAGCAAGCGGGGTTGCCGAAGCTGGAATGGCCTAAAGTCGATCTTTGA
- a CDS encoding TIGR02996 domain-containing protein: MNPTQQEIDRAAFIRKICESPFDPTPRLIYADWLEDIGQEGQAILVRRSVPGPARGVLILSIEEKVFVNPKAKGVFDSIKFDVPTFFANAQEIFLKFPIIEVSIKGKKPQKARQNEYWVWVSDQFSNHRLINSNSVPQRFIDLMCHQPNRTGIAFHTCREAIDALSRACVDYGREQAGLPAIDWEKLA, encoded by the coding sequence ATGAATCCCACCCAGCAGGAAATCGACCGGGCCGCCTTCATTCGCAAGATCTGCGAGAGCCCGTTCGATCCGACGCCGCGGCTGATCTATGCGGACTGGTTGGAAGATATTGGACAGGAAGGACAGGCAATTCTTGTTCGAAGATCGGTACCCGGACCCGCTCGAGGAGTTTTGATCCTTTCGATCGAGGAAAAGGTATTCGTCAATCCTAAAGCGAAAGGAGTCTTTGATTCGATTAAGTTCGATGTCCCGACATTTTTTGCGAACGCACAAGAGATTTTCTTGAAATTTCCTATCATTGAGGTATCGATCAAAGGTAAGAAACCTCAAAAAGCACGGCAAAATGAATACTGGGTTTGGGTAAGTGACCAATTTTCAAATCATCGATTAATAAACAGTAATTCGGTACCTCAAAGGTTTATTGATTTGATGTGTCATCAACCCAATAGAACAGGTATTGCTTTTCACACATGCAGAGAAGCTATTGATGCCCTTTCCCGTGCCTGCGTCGATTACGGCCGAGAGCAAGCGGGGCTACCCGCAATTGACTGGGAGAAGCTGGCATGA
- a CDS encoding indolepyruvate ferredoxin oxidoreductase subunit alpha, with protein sequence MAHVVTAPCTDCRYTDCCVVCPCECFYQDEKMLYIDPEHCIDCEACIPECPVEAIYYESNVPAQWQSYIQLNADRCKVLASNGLILEKQPALEGPGCKKIG encoded by the coding sequence ATGGCTCATGTGGTGACAGCTCCCTGTACCGATTGCAGGTACACCGATTGTTGTGTGGTCTGCCCGTGCGAGTGTTTTTATCAAGACGAGAAGATGCTTTACATCGATCCGGAACATTGCATCGATTGCGAAGCTTGCATTCCAGAATGTCCGGTGGAAGCGATTTATTATGAGTCCAATGTGCCCGCCCAATGGCAAAGCTATATCCAGTTGAACGCCGATAGGTGCAAAGTCCTCGCGAGTAATGGTCTGATTCTGGAAAAGCAACCCGCCCTGGAGGGCCCCGGCTGCAAGAAAATAGGATGA
- a CDS encoding SEL1-like repeat protein yields the protein MIRICLLACLGLLFSSFWLFAQPQPDAASPAPTDPFEGEFQKYLVNRQAAGNSDQFLVKNAPHRFGEWKTGAENGSRIAQYFYGLCLQGGHSTAKDPDRAKIYLQKAADAGLPQAFTVLGLVEAPGVSYVQGFFRFRNDQKSYERFCKAADMGDTAAIYFSALYQLYGFGCTKNEETAFKRIVAAANLGESNAMLLLGTLYGNGVYAKQDFNRANDWIRKAAELGNGNAMFSMCMSYENGYGVPKDSKEAAKWCLKAAELGNIEAAGYLGWMYEVGEGLPVDVKLAWKWHFRAAEAGHVEAMYAVARSYDEGNGVQRDGKEAVNWCQKAARLGDTDAIAVLGAWHQTGRNDLPKDFKYARILLETAAARGSGFAMCCLGNLYCIGQGVERSDREAHKWYLKAAQANYSPIYYYLSQTYFFARGIEKNYQESFRWCKKSVEADNPNAMMFLGYLYENGLGTEKDDAAAVKWYQAAAEKNESMAMLYLGKRYFYGNGVKKDVQASIKWLEKSSDLKNPYSMISLADYHEQGIGGLNDEKLAERLRRDAIKLLKQRIGDEDDDAMVTLGLLYWQGRGVEQNVNEAFALFRKAAKLGNQYALDYLIWLGLDS from the coding sequence ATGATCAGGATCTGTCTTCTCGCTTGCCTAGGACTTCTTTTTTCGTCCTTCTGGCTTTTCGCTCAACCCCAACCCGATGCCGCATCGCCAGCCCCGACGGATCCTTTCGAAGGGGAATTTCAAAAGTACCTCGTAAACCGCCAGGCCGCGGGGAACTCTGATCAATTCCTTGTTAAAAACGCTCCCCATCGATTCGGCGAATGGAAAACCGGCGCGGAAAATGGTTCTCGAATTGCTCAATATTTCTACGGCCTGTGTCTTCAAGGAGGTCATTCGACTGCGAAAGATCCAGATCGGGCCAAGATCTATTTGCAGAAAGCAGCCGACGCCGGTCTACCCCAGGCATTCACAGTATTGGGGTTAGTCGAGGCTCCTGGAGTGTCCTACGTTCAAGGTTTTTTCCGCTTCAGAAACGATCAGAAAAGCTACGAACGTTTCTGCAAAGCTGCGGATATGGGCGATACCGCAGCCATCTATTTCTCCGCCTTATACCAGCTTTACGGCTTCGGCTGCACAAAGAATGAGGAGACCGCTTTTAAACGAATAGTTGCGGCCGCCAACCTCGGGGAATCCAATGCCATGCTGCTGCTTGGCACGCTATATGGTAATGGAGTGTATGCGAAACAAGATTTCAATCGGGCCAATGATTGGATCCGAAAGGCCGCGGAGTTGGGCAACGGGAACGCGATGTTCTCGATGTGCATGAGTTACGAAAATGGCTACGGGGTACCGAAAGATAGCAAGGAAGCCGCCAAGTGGTGCCTCAAAGCCGCGGAATTAGGGAATATCGAGGCCGCCGGATATCTCGGCTGGATGTACGAAGTCGGAGAAGGCTTACCAGTAGATGTGAAACTGGCCTGGAAGTGGCACTTCCGGGCGGCGGAAGCGGGACATGTCGAAGCGATGTATGCCGTCGCGCGTTCTTACGATGAAGGGAACGGGGTTCAGCGAGATGGCAAAGAAGCTGTGAATTGGTGCCAAAAAGCGGCCCGTCTGGGAGATACCGACGCCATTGCAGTTTTAGGCGCCTGGCATCAAACTGGAAGAAATGATCTCCCTAAAGATTTCAAGTATGCCCGAATTCTCCTAGAGACAGCGGCCGCACGTGGAAGCGGCTTTGCGATGTGCTGCCTAGGAAATCTGTACTGCATTGGGCAAGGCGTAGAACGTAGCGATCGGGAAGCTCATAAATGGTATCTAAAGGCGGCACAGGCAAATTATTCTCCCATTTATTACTATCTCAGCCAGACCTATTTTTTTGCTCGCGGTATCGAGAAGAATTATCAAGAGTCTTTTCGGTGGTGCAAAAAATCGGTCGAAGCTGACAATCCCAATGCGATGATGTTTTTGGGTTACTTATATGAGAATGGCTTAGGAACGGAGAAAGATGATGCGGCCGCAGTCAAATGGTATCAGGCTGCGGCCGAAAAAAACGAATCGATGGCCATGCTTTATCTGGGGAAACGCTACTTCTACGGCAATGGAGTTAAGAAAGATGTGCAAGCTTCGATCAAGTGGCTCGAAAAGTCCTCAGATCTCAAAAATCCTTATAGCATGATTTCACTCGCCGATTATCACGAACAGGGTATCGGTGGCTTGAACGATGAAAAATTGGCCGAACGACTTCGCCGGGATGCGATAAAATTACTCAAACAACGTATCGGTGATGAAGACGATGACGCTATGGTCACTTTAGGACTGCTGTACTGGCAAGGACGAGGCGTCGAGCAAAATGTTAACGAAGCTTTTGCTCTTTTTCGGAAAGCGGCAAAGCTGGGCAACCAATATGCGCTCGATTACTTAATTTGGCTGGGTTTGGATAGTTAA